From the Hevea brasiliensis isolate MT/VB/25A 57/8 chromosome 13, ASM3005281v1, whole genome shotgun sequence genome, the window TGGTAGCTGGTGTATAATTTGATGCTTGATCTCCCAAAGCTCAAAGGATCCATCAACAAAGTTATAGTAGCCACCCCTCAGTGCTAGTTTTCCCTTTGCCATTGCTGCCCTAACATATGGGTAGCTCTGAATGTTTACCAGTGATAGATTCACTGCTTCCTGCACATCAATTTTTTCCCATCCAAAATTTTACATGCCCACGCCTTACTTTCATTTCAATGCATTTGatttgaggaagagaaagaaaagggaTATGGAGGCTTACCTTTTCACAAATTTGGCATTGCTCTTCAGGTGAGAGATGTGGATGCTCTGCCAGGACCTTGGCCTTGGCAGGTAAACCAATTTTGACCCAGTCATCTATGAAGTCACTGGCCAGCATATAAATAATGAATTTAGAAATTAGAtttattaattatcttttattaGTAAATTTTCTGTAGCtaattagattatatatatatatatgcataaaGGCCTTAATTACTTGGAAGTAGAACCATCCTTTGGAAGGTTCATAAGTGCCTCTATCCCACCACAACGGCTATGTCCAATGATCAGGATGTTTTCTACCTATAAAATTCACTTAAATCAGAAGAGAAAAGAATTGGAAAGTATAATAAATTATTGGGTTAATCACCAAATTCTGTTGATTAAtgaaaaaattatgatttgaaggCGGATATATAAGCTTACTTTCAAATGTTTCACAGCATATTCAATGGCTGCTCCAACGCCTGAGTACCTCAACTGTGAGAAAACAAACCAAAAGTTTAAGTTACATAAAACGTGAAAAATTAAAACAACATCTATGGGTTAAGGATTGGATGAAAAAAAacacacaaaaaaaaaatcataaagacCTGGTTAAATGCAGGAACCAGATTAGCAATGTTGCGGAACATGAAGGCTTCACCAGGTTGGAAGTCCAGGACATGCGAAGGGCTAACTCGAGAGTCCGAGCAAGCAAAAACCAGGAACTGCATACACCAGAGATTTCCTAGcatcaattaattaataaatacatcttaatcataattaaaattttttcatattttattcaaCAATTTTATCCCTTACCTTGGGCTGCTGACCTTCTATAACTGCAGGACTGCAACAATAAAGAACAAAGAAATTTTTCACAAATTAAACTAAATCTTCAGAAGGTCGTGTAATTAATAAAGAGATCCTCTTCTCAAGGTTGCTTTAATAAATTTCATGTGGAGCTCATCATAATCAATGAATATCATGTACATTAAAATTAAGTAAGCCGTGCAAAATTATTTGGAAATGAGATCTAGGTAAACAACTGTACATAGTAATTAATCAGCT encodes:
- the LOC110657093 gene encoding carbonic anhydrase 2 — translated: MSRHSAEQVIIDGLKKLLNREEDEQDSEVEAKIAKLISVLQGPPEHPLDPVERIKNGFCYFMKHKYDPAVIEGQQPKFLVFACSDSRVSPSHVLDFQPGEAFMFRNIANLVPAFNQLRYSGVGAAIEYAVKHLKVENILIIGHSRCGGIEALMNLPKDGSTSNDFIDDWVKIGLPAKAKVLAEHPHLSPEEQCQICEKEAVNLSLVNIQSYPYVRAAMAKGKLALRGGYYNFVDGSFELWEIKHQIIHQLP